The genomic window ttataatagttacgtGAAAgaagtctaaaaaaaaatacccctatttaatttattttatattttaacaaatctcATTTTGTAAACTGTCAAACAATGTTGAAAACGCCAAAAAgaacaaatatatactttactgTAGATATTTTAACTCATTTAATGTTAATCGTTCAAACCCCgcaatcatttaattttaataggatTTGTAAAATGgttgtttaacatttttttatgtagaattatttttacaatgttattacatttatgacGTTGAAtgcattaagttaaaataatcgggaattgttatgttattagtataaacattAGATATACTAAACCAattaatgtaggtaattatgctataattataatataacggtTCTCAAATTGTATCACGGTGCACTAGGGGCATGCGAGCACTTTCTAAGggctttttgttgtttttcatGGTATTCACAGTAGGATCACCGTGGCTGAATTTGGTCCAAAAAAAGGCACCgcggaaaaaaaagtttggaatAACTGctttaatatatatcttatcgagggatatataatattatgtattattaagaccataacatattaactatcaataacagttacagttttataatatattagaaatacattgatatacaaaaagaaactttaaaaacCGTTTGAACAGTAAATGGCTATCtgcaaatactttatatttaatacaaaataaagtaaataatgataatacataaaaaaaaaaatgaatttctattgaaattaaattcgtTAGGAAAAGTAAGCTCAACTCTACAACATGATCTAAAATGAGctcaaaaacaaatgtttaaaaacaggtaaaaatttaaaaaaaaaattacctttgATCCCTCGAATgacttcaatatatttttgtctgttgacttaaatataatataatcacaatATAATCTTCGGGAGACCTATAATGTAGGTCGATTAAAACTCGTGATGACccgtttataataaaagtcttattatgaataatgtattatatacctattcaataactattatgcaattaaattatgttataacgtTTTAGAAACATCAGCAGTAATTAAAACGATATCATCTTGtgagaaattaattttcacaGACTGTAAGTGAATCTCTTCAGATATTCGGTGGGTGATACTGATAGTGAGGCAAATTATCTCACCTTAAATttcgattatataatatttaattaatatattttttagatcatcaacatttataatatattaaattcatcttaattttttaacctataattcattatttttaataaaacattttaaaacgtgtataaatataattttaaataaaaaaaacaaaaattacattcCAATACAAAGCGTAaagcgataaaaaataaaaaaaaaccgtttgtCCTGTCAGAGTATCCGAATCTGAGtaacacattaatttatacgattatattataatattataatacaggtaGGTAATACACGACcgagtaatattatcatctaaaTTTTTTCGTCTGACTATCTTAAgcgatatatataaatagtattttcataCACGATTAATATTGCATATGTCTGGATAAAgtgcaatataatatcgttcgTACGCGACGATCGTTGAGTTCCCTCAACGGATATCGGCATCGCATTCAGTATAGTATATTGCATGACGAACAGGAACACCGTTTCGAAGGGATCGCGCACatgagataattaataataaaatattatgtggaaaccaataaaaaattcgGTTTCAGTAAAAAATACGTCGTTGCGCGCGCGAGGAGAGCGATGACGACGAAAGGAGAATCGCCTCGTCGTTtgattgcaaaaaaaaaaaaccacagcCGCCGCCACGACGGAGCCTTACGTGGACAGCCTGGCAAACAGCGCGAGGCCGTCGTTGGCCGCGCATCCGCTACCGTCGTTGCTGGAAGACGGACTGCTGTAGTAGGCCAGCGACGTgtcttcgtcgtcgtcgtcgcagcCGCCGCCCCCGCCGCCCCCGCCACCGCTACAATCGTCGTTGAAGTCGAAGTCGGCGTCCTCCTGGACGCGGCCGGTGCCGGGCCTGCAGTCGTCGATGAACAGCGTGACGGCGGACGACGACAGCTTGCGCGCGCCGGCCCTGCGGTCGTTCCGGCCGCAGACGGTCGCTCCGCCGCCGCTGCCCTGTTCGGACGAGTACGGTTCGCTCTCCTCGGACATGGCCCTAGTGATCAATATCCTGGGCGATCGTCGGGAGTCGCGCAATATGCGCCGGACGAACGCGCTCCTGTTGGCCACCGCGCACCGGCTGCCCCGGTCCGGTCCGCCGTCGTTGGTGGTCGACGAGTAGCACCGTCTGATGGACGATCCgacgccgccaccgccgccgccgccgccgtcgttgAAGTGCACGTCCGCGTAATAGTTGCCAAAGTTCAGAGCGTTGGCCGAACACGTGGCGGCGCCCCGTCTGACCGGCGCCGGCGGTTCGCCCGTCTCGGACAGGCTCATCAGGGACGACCGTCGGCTGCAGAGCAACAGCAGCGGCGTGGCCGCGGTCGCCTGGCCGGACGGcgccgacgccgccgccgccgccgacttGCCGTGAACACCGCtgccggcggcggcggccgcgGCCGCGGCCACCGGCGTGAGCGACGGCCTGCGCGACCCGCACGCCGACGGCGTCCGGGCCTGGATCTCCTGGTTCACCTCGCACTTGGTCATCATCTTGCGCCGGTAGTTCTGGTACGTCTTCTTCAGCAGCTTGTTCTTGATGCCGTACAGCAGACCGTTGCACAGCGCTGAACCGGTGATCAGGGCGAACGACAGCGACTTGACGGCCGGGTCGGTGCGCGGCGCCGCGCCCACCGCCGCGCACAGCGACTCGTACAGGCACACGCAATAGTACGGCAGGTAGAACGCGGCCAGCGAGCCGACGATTTGGAACACGGCCGAGAACGCGTTGCTCCGGCGCAGCTTGTTGGCCATCGCCGTGGGCAGGAAGAACGGGTTCCGCTGGTGCGTGATGGTCACCTGCGCCGACAGCGTCACCTCGAATATCGCCGACGCTATGCGGTGCCTGTGGTACCGGGCGATCGTGAACACCTGCGAACGTCAATGTTattaagtgataataatataatgattaggGCTGGGATTTTGATGCAAAGGcgcgtcttttttttttttgccagtGTTTTGAAACGTTGGTcactgtaagtataaaatgtgttttgggtGATTctgatcattttaaattaatttttttttttgacgacTTTAGTgcattttcttagtttttagaGCATTTTTCACAATTCGTTCATGAAATTAACGACAATAATTGTTGCGATTCACAAGAGACTTTCGGCAAACTGCCGACGGtacgaattataaattatacattatatagcaCGACAAGTTATTgtcgataacaattttatcatatcaaGTCCTATGTATATTGCTGAATTAGTAACCAATTAGTACACCCtgcagaattaaataaataacaagtacTATAGTAACaatgctataaaaatatcgaagcacaacttttatttaacaatattttagatattctgatactagtatttactattttgaatttgaaaaaatgcaCTTTTCGCTAGGTAAAAGTGTTTTTAACtcaagttattttttgataaaaattaatttatgattgatAAAATTAGGGTACATGTTTCGATAAATTAGCTCATTGAAAACAGTAGATTATCAATCTTTCATTTTCGAAATTTTAGGTTAGTGAATAGATCACGAATGCGATGAATCAATtagacttttatattttaaaacttactttTATGTTACATCCGAGTATGATGACACCGGGTAGTACTAGACTAATGGTAGTATAGAAAATGCTGTATAAAATAGTAGCTCGACCTTTGCTGAAATCTGTCGTACAAACAGGTATGCCCGGTTGATAAGTGTAAGGAACTAACCGGAAAACCGGTGGCAATGAGATCAACAAGCATACAATCCATGTGCCACAGAGTCCCAACATGATTTTGCGGCTATTTACTAGTGTTCCGTAATGCAATGGTGCCGCAATtgcataatatctaaataaaaatttaattattgatgtcAGTGTTAggcattagtataataatttattatgttttaatatttatgtaatatcgtAATTCTTAagtaatgaacataatatatagcatGTACTtgtaagtatagtataaaaagatTAAACTACGGGTttttagttgataatttttaattttacgatatttgaaatattcaaattttaaaacaacttagtttaatttagtaatttaagtagtttatatacttagatattgattgttagtttaatttaatggacaaaataataatttattcgtatcaattcaacataaatttactttaattagtaatattttatgtacattttccAGGAATTCaagtaaaatttatcattataggtattatatttgaaattaaaatgcatatattttagcCATAGCGCAATAGATACCAACCTGTCACAGTTGAGACCACACACTGTCCAAATGGCCATTGGATGTAGGAAATTAAACAGAAATCCGTGAACAGGACACAGCCACGGAGCGACTTTTTCGTACTGGTTAAATGCTTCCGGTAAAATGGAAACCAGTACAGCAATGCAAATAATCAAATCCACAGCACTCAAATGTGTAAGCAGCACGTTGATCGGTGAACTCGTCTATGGAAAATGTGTAAGTATTGGTAAATTACAATCTATGTtcagatttttgttttaaaattatgtttataggtgccatttaaaatgtattagagTTGTTTAATGCAAAAgtaggcatttttttttttaaattttagaataaacattttttttataccagtGGTTTGTTGAActgtttatttttgctttaaaCTTCAGTATGTAACGTGATCTCCAGTTAATCCCCAGTtgctcaataataaaatattttttaaatgtattccaTTACTAACgatatttattggttttcaTAGGAATTTCAAATGGATCGGAATGAATCGGATTTCACAAAGGTGATCCGTTAGGAGTACAGAGATTTACTTACATATCATTTgactctttttttaaataactaaataaataaattctacaaacattattgtaaaatgttataagattttattagATTCAGGAATATTAGGCCAtagaattttcatttaatataaaatctcatattatgacaaattcaatttaatgctTCTCTAACTATTGTCTATTTCTCGTTTGAACGCtccaatgcatttttaattatttattatgaaatatagctGAGAAATGGTTTTACTACTttatagaacattttaaaaagaaataacaaataaatgtatatgggcattgtaaaaatcaataactacCTCGTTCTTGCTTAGAATCTAAATGAGAATAGGAGGTAATATATACgtgtagtatttatataggtagttacttTGTATCGATGTAATATTGAGTGTTTTgtgaattaatatactttataataattcataaaactaaataataatacttaattttaaaaataattggaaatattttaggatataactgtagttaatattatgtaagatacgttttattacttttatttgtatgaCGTGAAtgggaaataaaaacaaccgaGAAgtgaaaatacaataaaaggaAACTAATTT from Aphis gossypii isolate Hap1 chromosome 1, ASM2018417v2, whole genome shotgun sequence includes these protein-coding regions:
- the LOC114119140 gene encoding G-protein coupled receptor 161-like gives rise to the protein MNGDQELVTVLAVCGVAALATLINGYVLLVILLSKRTSSPINVLLTHLSAVDLIICIAVLVSILPEAFNQYEKVAPWLCPVHGFLFNFLHPMAIWTVCGLNCDRYYAIAAPLHYGTLVNSRKIMLGLCGTWIVCLLISLPPVFRLVPYTYQPGIPVCTTDFSKGRATILYSIFYTTISLVLPGVIILGCNIKVFTIARYHRHRIASAIFEVTLSAQVTITHQRNPFFLPTAMANKLRRSNAFSAVFQIVGSLAAFYLPYYCVCLYESLCAAVGAAPRTDPAVKSLSFALITGSALCNGLLYGIKNKLLKKTYQNYRRKMMTKCEVNQEIQARTPSACGSRRPSLTPVAAAAAAAAGSGVHGKSAAAAASAPSGQATAATPLLLLCSRRSSLMSLSETGEPPAPVRRGAATCSANALNFGNYYADVHFNDGGGGGGGGVGSSIRRCYSSTTNDGGPDRGSRCAVANRSAFVRRILRDSRRSPRILITRAMSEESEPYSSEQGSGGGATVCGRNDRRAGARKLSSSAVTLFIDDCRPGTGRVQEDADFDFNDDCSGGGGGGGGGCDDDDEDTSLAYYSSPSSSNDGSGCAANDGLALFARLST